A single window of Agromyces aureus DNA harbors:
- a CDS encoding acyl carrier protein, with the protein MALSTEEVLAGLAELINDETGIATDTVELDKSFTDDLDIDSISMMTIVVNAEEKFDVKIPDEEVKNLKTVGDAVDFIVKASA; encoded by the coding sequence ATGGCATTGTCCACCGAAGAAGTGCTTGCCGGCCTGGCCGAGCTCATCAACGACGAGACCGGCATCGCAACCGACACGGTTGAGCTGGACAAGTCGTTCACCGACGACCTCGACATCGACTCGATCTCGATGATGACCATCGTCGTCAACGCAGAAGAGAAGTTCGACGTCAAGATCCCCGACGAAGAGGTCAAGAACCTCAAGACCGTCGGCGACGCCGTCGACTTCATCGTCAAGGCCTCGGCCTAG
- a CDS encoding class II glutamine amidotransferase has product MCRWLAYSGEPLQPSILVLDAQHSLVAQSLDSPLGAETVNGDGFGFGWYPSGTTRDPLPHLFHSIEPAWNDENLRELTMAVESPLFFSHVRAAGGPPIQQTNCHPFRHNRWLFMHNGSIAEFGRLKRDLTFAVDPALYPSIRGTTDSEVLFHLALTFGLQDDPVDGVRRAIRFVEETGHAAGVPFPMQGTVAVSDGVTLWAFRYSTQGRTRTLFHSADIPTLRKMYPEADRLSLFGDRAHVVVSEPLNDLPGAFLEVPESTVVVLDDTGYHHEPFLPHE; this is encoded by the coding sequence ATGTGTCGTTGGCTGGCCTATTCAGGCGAACCGCTCCAACCGTCGATCCTGGTGCTCGACGCGCAGCACTCGCTCGTCGCCCAGTCGCTCGACTCGCCGCTCGGCGCCGAGACCGTGAACGGCGACGGGTTCGGCTTCGGCTGGTATCCGAGCGGCACGACGAGGGATCCGCTGCCGCACCTGTTCCACAGCATCGAACCCGCCTGGAACGACGAGAACCTGCGAGAGCTCACCATGGCCGTCGAGAGCCCGCTGTTCTTCAGCCACGTCAGGGCGGCCGGCGGCCCGCCGATCCAGCAGACGAACTGCCACCCCTTCCGCCACAACCGCTGGCTGTTCATGCACAACGGCTCGATCGCAGAGTTCGGCCGACTCAAGCGAGACCTCACGTTCGCGGTCGACCCGGCGCTCTACCCGAGCATCCGCGGAACCACGGACTCCGAGGTGCTCTTCCACCTCGCGCTGACCTTCGGCCTGCAGGATGACCCGGTCGACGGCGTGCGCAGGGCCATCCGCTTCGTCGAGGAGACCGGGCATGCCGCGGGGGTGCCGTTCCCGATGCAGGGCACCGTCGCCGTCTCCGACGGCGTGACGCTCTGGGCATTCCGGTATTCGACGCAGGGCCGTACACGAACGCTGTTCCACTCCGCCGACATCCCGACGCTCCGCAAGATGTACCCCGAGGCCGACCGGCTCTCGCTGTTCGGCGATCGGGCTCACGTGGTGGTGTCCGAACCGCTCAACGACCTGCCGGGCGCGTTCCTCGAGGTGCCGGAGTCGACCGTCGTCGTCCTCGACGACACGGGCTACCACCACGAGCCGTTCCTGCCGCACGAATGA
- a CDS encoding DUF3145 domain-containing protein, with protein sequence MAEMMSRVVRPAQGVLFVHSAPRALSPHVEWAAGRALGTAVNFDWSEQPVYRGLMRAEFHWEGDAGSGARIASALRGWEQLRYEVSEDPTPGSDGARWMHTPELGVYFAQTDIAGNTVIGEDRIRYAMEIAGSDPVELHRELRLALGQAWDDELEPFRHASDFAPVVWLHQVG encoded by the coding sequence ATGGCAGAGATGATGTCGCGGGTCGTGCGCCCCGCGCAGGGAGTGTTGTTCGTGCACTCGGCACCGCGCGCGCTGAGCCCGCATGTCGAGTGGGCCGCTGGCCGTGCCCTCGGCACCGCCGTGAACTTCGACTGGAGCGAGCAGCCCGTGTACCGCGGGCTCATGCGCGCCGAGTTCCACTGGGAGGGCGACGCGGGCTCGGGCGCGAGGATCGCCTCAGCCCTGCGCGGCTGGGAGCAGCTCCGCTACGAGGTGAGCGAAGACCCGACCCCCGGATCCGACGGCGCCAGGTGGATGCACACGCCCGAGCTCGGCGTGTACTTCGCGCAGACCGACATCGCCGGCAACACCGTCATCGGCGAGGACCGCATCCGGTACGCGATGGAGATCGCGGGGTCGGATCCCGTCGAGCTGCACCGCGAGCTGCGGCTCGCCCTCGGGCAGGCGTGGGACGACGAACTCGAGCCGTTCCGTCACGCGAGCGACTTCGCCCCGGTCGTCTGGTTGCACCAGGTGGGGTGA
- a CDS encoding bifunctional 3'-5' exonuclease/DNA polymerase encodes MQIAVGVGDGGRVRFIDPDEPDAVLAEAEHAASAPLFERFERDHGPRWVWADTRQWYPALLDRGVRLARCHDLRLCGAILDHSTFTADARAHGAPPAPAWLPPGPTMAESVVAPSAGAAHRHEPLFDLDGFDDASGPPSDGVLTASSERADAAAGRASSESVAAEYRRQLGLIDAGSAPAALRLLAAAESAGALIGVELRAAGLPWSRRVHEAVLEAELGPRPAAGRKPARMEEIAAVVRVELGAPALNLDSQVDVLRALRTAGVQTSSTSKWELLEHDHPGIEPLLAYKKLARLLSANGWAWLEEWVREDRFRPEYVPGGTATGRWATSGGGALQLPKLVRSAVVADPGWTLVVADAAQLEPRVLTGMSRDEAMERAGHGRDLYRGLVDSGVVATRDEAKIAILGAMYGATTGDSGRLVPRLARAYPKAMRLVDAAARDGERGLQVTTLLGRSSPLPPTAWRAIQASASQPDASAADERRARSSARDWGRFTRNFIVQGSAAEWALCWMADLRGRLYELGATGAEPHAQRPAAASGPVFDRAPHLVYFLHDEIIVHTPVEHADAVADAVRASAVTAGRLLFGGFPIEFPLDLAVVSSYASADA; translated from the coding sequence ATGCAGATCGCCGTGGGCGTCGGCGACGGCGGTCGCGTGCGGTTCATCGACCCCGATGAGCCCGACGCGGTGCTCGCCGAGGCCGAGCACGCGGCATCCGCCCCGCTGTTCGAGCGGTTCGAACGCGACCACGGGCCGCGCTGGGTGTGGGCCGACACCCGGCAGTGGTACCCGGCGCTGCTCGACCGCGGTGTGCGGCTCGCGAGATGCCACGACCTGCGCCTGTGCGGAGCGATCCTCGACCACTCCACCTTCACGGCCGACGCGCGCGCACACGGTGCGCCGCCCGCGCCCGCGTGGTTGCCACCCGGCCCGACGATGGCCGAGTCGGTCGTCGCGCCGTCGGCTGGGGCGGCGCACCGCCACGAACCGCTCTTCGACCTCGACGGCTTCGACGACGCGTCCGGTCCTCCATCCGACGGCGTCCTGACGGCCTCATCGGAGCGGGCGGATGCCGCGGCAGGGCGCGCGTCGTCCGAATCCGTCGCCGCCGAGTACCGCCGGCAGCTCGGGCTCATCGACGCCGGCAGCGCTCCCGCTGCGCTGCGGCTCCTGGCCGCCGCCGAATCCGCCGGAGCGCTCATCGGAGTCGAACTGCGCGCCGCTGGACTTCCCTGGAGTCGCCGGGTGCACGAGGCCGTGCTCGAGGCAGAGCTCGGGCCGCGACCGGCGGCCGGGCGCAAACCCGCCCGCATGGAGGAGATCGCCGCCGTCGTGCGCGTCGAGCTCGGGGCGCCGGCCCTCAACCTCGACTCGCAGGTCGACGTGCTGCGGGCCCTGCGCACGGCGGGCGTGCAGACGTCGTCGACCTCGAAGTGGGAACTGCTCGAACACGACCACCCGGGCATCGAGCCGCTGCTGGCATACAAGAAGCTCGCGAGGCTCCTGAGCGCGAACGGGTGGGCGTGGCTCGAGGAATGGGTGCGCGAAGACCGGTTCCGCCCCGAGTACGTGCCGGGCGGCACCGCGACGGGGCGTTGGGCGACGTCGGGCGGCGGCGCGCTGCAGCTGCCGAAGCTCGTACGCAGCGCGGTCGTCGCCGATCCCGGGTGGACCCTGGTCGTCGCCGACGCGGCCCAGCTCGAGCCGCGCGTGCTCACGGGCATGTCGCGCGACGAGGCCATGGAGCGAGCGGGCCACGGCCGCGACCTCTACCGGGGCCTGGTCGACTCGGGCGTCGTCGCGACGCGCGACGAGGCGAAGATCGCCATCCTCGGCGCCATGTACGGTGCGACGACGGGTGACAGCGGGCGGCTCGTTCCGCGGCTTGCACGCGCCTATCCGAAAGCCATGCGACTCGTCGACGCGGCCGCCCGCGACGGGGAGCGCGGCCTGCAGGTCACGACCCTCCTCGGCCGGTCCTCCCCGCTGCCGCCCACTGCGTGGCGAGCAATCCAGGCGAGCGCGAGTCAGCCAGACGCGAGCGCCGCCGACGAGCGCCGGGCCAGGTCCTCGGCGCGCGACTGGGGCCGGTTCACGCGCAACTTCATCGTGCAGGGCAGCGCCGCCGAATGGGCCCTGTGCTGGATGGCCGACCTGCGCGGCCGCCTGTACGAGCTCGGCGCGACCGGCGCCGAGCCCCACGCGCAACGCCCGGCCGCGGCATCCGGACCCGTCTTCGATCGTGCACCGCACCTCGTGTACTTCCTGCACGACGAGATCATCGTGCACACGCCGGTCGAGCACGCCGACGCGGTCGCCGACGCCGTGCGCGCATCGGCCGTCACGGCGGGCCGGCTGCTCTTCGGCGGCTTCCCGATCGAGTTCCCGCTCGACCTCGCGGTCGTCTCGAGCTACGCGTCGGCCGACGCCTGA
- a CDS encoding beta-ketoacyl-ACP synthase III, with product MTKPTLQQSHGPAYTRIYAVGAARGENAVPNDDLIGPIDSSDEWIQQRTGIITRTRAGADVSALDLATDAAREAIAKSGVAPELIDLVIVATISNVQQTPSMAAVVADRVGANPAAAYDANAACAGYAYAVAQADALIRTGVAHYALVIGAEKLSDVVDPTDRTISFLLGDGAGAIVIGPSDFPGIARTVWGSDGSKAGAVGMNGTLTEFRDGAAEWPTLRQEGQTVFRWAVWDMAKVAKQALDAAGVTAADLAAFIPHQANMRIIDEFAKQLKLPETVAIARDIATTGNTSAASIPLATHRLLEEHPELSGGLALQIGFGAGLVFGAQVVVLP from the coding sequence ATGACCAAGCCCACCCTGCAGCAGTCGCACGGACCCGCCTACACGCGCATCTACGCGGTCGGCGCCGCGCGCGGCGAGAACGCCGTGCCGAACGACGACCTCATCGGCCCGATCGACTCCTCCGACGAGTGGATCCAGCAGCGCACCGGCATCATCACGCGCACGCGCGCCGGTGCCGACGTCTCGGCGCTCGACCTGGCGACCGACGCGGCGCGCGAGGCGATCGCGAAGTCGGGCGTCGCTCCCGAGCTCATCGACCTCGTGATCGTCGCGACGATCTCGAACGTGCAGCAGACGCCGTCGATGGCCGCGGTCGTGGCCGACCGCGTCGGCGCGAACCCCGCCGCCGCGTACGATGCGAACGCCGCGTGCGCCGGCTACGCCTACGCCGTGGCCCAGGCCGACGCCCTCATCCGCACGGGCGTCGCGCACTACGCGCTCGTCATCGGCGCCGAGAAGCTCTCCGACGTCGTCGACCCGACCGACCGCACCATCTCGTTCCTCCTCGGCGACGGCGCGGGCGCGATCGTCATCGGCCCGAGCGACTTCCCCGGCATCGCGCGCACCGTGTGGGGCTCCGACGGCTCGAAGGCCGGCGCGGTCGGCATGAACGGCACGCTCACCGAATTCCGCGACGGCGCGGCCGAGTGGCCGACGCTCCGTCAAGAGGGGCAGACGGTCTTCCGCTGGGCGGTCTGGGACATGGCGAAGGTCGCCAAGCAGGCGCTCGACGCCGCCGGCGTCACGGCCGCCGACCTCGCCGCGTTCATCCCCCACCAGGCGAACATGCGCATCATCGACGAGTTCGCCAAGCAGCTGAAGCTGCCCGAGACGGTCGCCATCGCGCGCGACATCGCCACGACCGGCAACACATCCGCCGCTTCCATCCCCCTCGCGACCCACCGTCTGCTCGAGGAGCACCCTGAACTTTCCGGAGGCCTCGCCCTCCAGATCGGCTTCGGCGCCGGCCTCGTCTTCGGCGCCCAAGTGGTGGTTCTGCCGTGA
- a CDS encoding PadR family transcriptional regulator, giving the protein MAVRDAVLTLLTMGPAYGFALHGGLAERTGGRRTVNVGQTYATIERLTKQRLVEPAGTTEDGLPLHRLTDAGRAAASAWLGGADASGADPWDETVDRVLIAASLPGVDAASVIAAEAVRWRERRDLAGGRAEDSRAVDAAAASADGRGGDASAPIGGSAAAPGAAAVAGLARLAASADRARAEGALAWLETTAPLVERAEHAKLAELAFEPSTTRPRRGRRPGIAAAPQVASNAEDEVGLAAQASADA; this is encoded by the coding sequence ATGGCCGTGCGCGATGCTGTGCTCACCCTGCTCACGATGGGGCCGGCCTACGGATTCGCCCTGCACGGCGGACTCGCCGAGCGCACGGGCGGCCGGCGCACCGTGAACGTCGGCCAGACCTACGCGACGATCGAACGCCTGACCAAGCAGCGACTCGTCGAACCCGCCGGCACCACCGAAGACGGCCTCCCCCTGCATCGTCTGACCGACGCGGGCCGTGCCGCAGCCTCGGCCTGGCTCGGCGGGGCGGATGCCTCGGGCGCCGACCCGTGGGACGAGACCGTCGACCGCGTGCTCATCGCCGCATCGCTGCCGGGCGTCGACGCGGCATCCGTCATCGCGGCCGAGGCCGTTCGGTGGCGCGAGCGCCGTGATCTCGCGGGAGGCCGGGCCGAGGACTCCAGGGCGGTCGATGCCGCGGCAGCCAGCGCAGACGGCAGGGGCGGTGATGCCTCCGCACCGATCGGAGGGTCGGCCGCCGCACCCGGCGCGGCGGCGGTGGCCGGACTCGCGCGTCTCGCGGCATCCGCAGACCGGGCGCGTGCCGAGGGCGCGCTCGCCTGGCTCGAGACGACGGCGCCGCTCGTCGAGCGCGCCGAGCACGCAAAGCTCGCTGAGCTCGCCTTCGAACCGAGCACGACTCGGCCTCGGCGCGGGCGCAGACCCGGCATCGCGGCCGCACCGCAGGTCGCGTCGAACGCCGAAGACGAGGTCGGACTCGCCGCTCAGGCGTCGGCCGACGCGTAG
- a CDS encoding YceI family protein — MTNPTPDLSGDWDIDPDHSRIGFSAKHAMVATVRGAFTDVNGKLHADLDDPDASFVEIVCRTDSVDTRNAQRDEHLRSDDFFNVEKWPEIVFRSSRIEEIGDNALVVSGDLTIRDVTKAITIPIEFVGAHTDATGALRAGFQGTRRIDRREFGLEWNVPLDTGGVLVSEKITLEFELSAIKREAEAQLTA, encoded by the coding sequence ATGACAAACCCGACTCCGGATCTGAGCGGTGACTGGGACATCGATCCCGACCACTCGCGCATCGGCTTCTCGGCGAAGCACGCGATGGTGGCAACGGTTCGCGGTGCCTTCACCGACGTGAACGGCAAACTGCACGCCGATCTCGATGACCCCGACGCCTCGTTCGTGGAGATCGTCTGCCGCACCGACAGCGTCGACACTCGAAATGCGCAGCGCGACGAACACTTGCGGAGCGATGATTTCTTCAATGTCGAGAAGTGGCCCGAGATCGTCTTCCGGAGTTCCCGCATCGAGGAGATCGGCGACAACGCGCTCGTCGTATCCGGCGATCTGACGATCCGCGACGTGACGAAGGCCATCACGATCCCGATCGAATTCGTCGGTGCGCACACCGACGCGACCGGTGCGCTCCGTGCCGGATTCCAGGGAACACGTCGCATCGATCGCCGTGAGTTCGGCCTCGAGTGGAACGTGCCGCTCGACACCGGCGGCGTGCTCGTGTCCGAGAAGATCACGCTCGAGTTCGAGCTCTCGGCCATCAAACGCGAGGCAGAGGCACAGCTGACGGCCTGA
- a CDS encoding beta-ketoacyl-[acyl-carrier-protein] synthase family protein, which produces MTKKIVITGIGATSPLGGTARDSWNALLAGESGARTLEHDWVAEYDLPVHFAAPAKVRPEEVLERPVAKRLDPSSQFALISAMEAWADAGAPDIAPERLGVDYATGIGGIWTLLDAWDTLRERGPRRVLPMTVPMLMPNAASAAISMHFEARAFARTVASACASSTESLANAYEHLQLGLADVVIAGGSESAIHPITLASFSSMQALSKRNDDPAHASRPYSVDRDGFVMGEGAASLVIETEEHALARGARIYAELAGGAVSADSYHITANDPEGRGASRAVLDALAQAGATPDEVTHINAHATSTPVGDIAEYTALHSVFGDRVHEIPVSATKASTGHLLGGTGALEAVFTVLALESRLAPPTINLTTQDPAIPLLVSGEPQPLGDGPQVAISNSFGFGGHNAVAVFRSV; this is translated from the coding sequence ATGACCAAGAAGATCGTGATCACCGGCATCGGTGCGACCTCGCCGCTCGGCGGAACCGCACGCGACAGCTGGAATGCCCTGCTCGCCGGCGAATCCGGTGCTCGCACGCTCGAGCACGACTGGGTCGCCGAGTACGACCTGCCCGTGCACTTCGCGGCACCCGCGAAGGTCCGCCCCGAAGAGGTGCTCGAGCGCCCCGTCGCCAAGCGCCTCGACCCGTCGAGCCAGTTCGCGCTGATCTCGGCGATGGAGGCGTGGGCCGACGCGGGCGCCCCCGACATCGCCCCCGAGCGCCTCGGCGTCGACTACGCGACCGGCATCGGCGGCATCTGGACCCTGCTCGATGCGTGGGACACCCTGCGCGAACGCGGCCCTCGACGTGTGCTGCCCATGACCGTGCCGATGCTGATGCCGAACGCGGCATCAGCGGCCATCTCGATGCACTTCGAGGCCCGTGCGTTCGCGCGCACCGTCGCCTCGGCGTGCGCCTCGAGCACCGAGTCGCTCGCGAACGCCTACGAGCACCTGCAGCTCGGCCTCGCCGACGTCGTCATCGCCGGAGGTTCGGAGTCGGCGATCCACCCGATCACGCTCGCGTCGTTCTCGTCGATGCAGGCGCTCTCCAAGCGCAACGACGACCCCGCGCACGCCTCCCGCCCGTACAGCGTCGACCGCGACGGCTTCGTCATGGGCGAGGGCGCGGCGAGCCTCGTCATCGAGACCGAGGAGCACGCGCTCGCTCGCGGCGCCCGCATCTACGCGGAGCTGGCGGGCGGTGCGGTGAGCGCCGACTCGTACCACATCACGGCGAACGACCCCGAGGGGCGCGGCGCGAGCCGTGCCGTGCTCGACGCGCTCGCGCAGGCGGGCGCGACGCCCGACGAGGTCACGCACATCAACGCGCACGCCACGAGCACGCCCGTCGGCGACATCGCCGAGTACACGGCGCTCCACAGCGTGTTCGGCGACCGCGTGCACGAGATCCCGGTCTCGGCGACGAAGGCCTCGACCGGGCACCTGCTCGGCGGCACGGGCGCACTCGAGGCGGTCTTCACCGTGCTCGCGCTCGAGAGCCGTCTCGCTCCCCCGACGATCAACCTCACCACCCAGGACCCCGCGATCCCGCTGCTCGTCTCGGGCGAGCCCCAGCCGCTCGGCGACGGCCCGCAGGTCGCGATCTCGAACTCGTTCGGGTTCGGCGGCCACAACGCCGTCGCGGTGTTCCGCTCGGTGTAG
- a CDS encoding NfeD family protein — protein MLLPFLIVGGVGLVLLLISLVLGDILDHFDVGDGAISGTALSVGLVVFGASGSLIATTGLDLIWAYVLAIVLGLVAYALSALVVRNLTNSSDGVPASAVGLSGVARSDVSTSGGEVSLDGPGEIERRLAYSDAPIAEGTRVVVVEHVGTRVKVSAN, from the coding sequence ATGCTCCTCCCGTTCCTCATCGTCGGCGGAGTGGGCCTCGTGCTCCTCCTCATCTCGCTGGTGCTCGGGGACATCCTCGACCACTTCGACGTCGGCGACGGAGCGATCTCGGGCACGGCGCTCTCGGTCGGACTCGTCGTCTTCGGCGCCTCGGGCTCGCTCATCGCCACGACCGGCCTCGACCTCATCTGGGCGTACGTGCTGGCGATCGTGCTCGGCCTCGTGGCCTACGCGCTCTCGGCGCTGGTCGTGCGCAACCTGACGAACTCCTCCGACGGCGTTCCCGCCTCGGCCGTCGGACTCTCGGGCGTCGCGCGATCGGACGTCTCCACCTCCGGCGGCGAGGTGAGCCTCGACGGCCCCGGCGAGATCGAACGCCGACTCGCCTACTCCGACGCGCCCATCGCGGAGGGCACCCGCGTCGTCGTCGTCGAGCACGTCGGCACTCGTGTGAAGGTCTCCGCCAACTGA
- a CDS encoding flotillin family protein, with amino-acid sequence MLDTTLIQVISIIAIVIALLSLLVFIARRIRRVPPNEALVIVGRGAGRNNGETNTGQRVVIGGRTFVWPILQQGFSISLEQRQIGITVEGVDKNRIKIAIKASINFKVSGTEDGVRRAAQRFLSQQELLTEIIKESLEGSLRSIVGDMTIEQIISDRKSLSDRVVAETKTDLVEQGLQVDLLNISDISTPGSNYLANLGRAEAARALQVAEVSEAEAARASEFARIEAAEQIAERQKALSLKQAGIKAETDRANAEAQAAGQLATAEQDKLVAVQERDALQEQALVTQERLDIEIRKPAEAEAYAEVQRATAKRDAANASTEAEAFKRTKIAEANKVAAVQDAEAAATSVRFAGEAERDRKVALAAGVRAEGEARAAAIEAEGLAEASATDAKALALQKYGEAALAQEIISRLPEIVRAAAEPISNIDTLTVVSTDGASAVTKTVGQVLGEGTEVVKSLTGLDVSAILSGLAGGQLIKNADATK; translated from the coding sequence CTGCTGGACACGACCCTGATCCAGGTGATCTCGATCATCGCGATCGTCATCGCCCTGCTCTCCCTGCTCGTCTTCATCGCGCGGCGCATCCGCCGCGTACCGCCCAATGAGGCGCTCGTCATCGTGGGCCGTGGCGCGGGCCGCAACAACGGCGAGACGAACACCGGCCAGCGGGTCGTGATCGGCGGTCGCACGTTCGTCTGGCCGATCCTGCAGCAGGGCTTCTCGATCTCGCTCGAGCAGCGCCAGATCGGCATCACGGTCGAGGGCGTCGACAAGAATCGCATCAAGATCGCGATCAAGGCGTCGATCAACTTCAAGGTGAGCGGCACCGAAGACGGCGTGCGCCGGGCTGCGCAGCGCTTCCTCTCGCAGCAGGAACTGCTCACCGAGATCATCAAGGAGTCCCTCGAGGGCTCGCTCCGATCGATCGTGGGCGACATGACGATCGAGCAGATCATCTCCGACCGCAAGAGCCTCTCCGACCGCGTCGTCGCCGAGACCAAGACCGACCTCGTCGAGCAGGGCCTCCAGGTCGACCTCCTGAACATCTCGGACATCTCGACCCCCGGCAGCAACTACCTCGCCAACCTCGGTCGCGCCGAGGCCGCTCGTGCCCTCCAGGTCGCCGAGGTCAGCGAAGCCGAGGCGGCGCGCGCGAGCGAGTTCGCCCGCATCGAGGCCGCAGAGCAGATCGCCGAACGACAGAAGGCGCTGAGCCTCAAGCAAGCCGGCATCAAGGCCGAGACCGACCGTGCGAACGCCGAGGCGCAGGCGGCAGGCCAGCTCGCCACGGCCGAACAGGACAAGCTCGTCGCCGTGCAGGAGCGCGACGCGCTGCAGGAGCAGGCGCTCGTGACGCAGGAGCGCCTCGACATCGAGATCCGCAAGCCCGCCGAGGCCGAGGCGTACGCCGAGGTGCAGCGAGCCACCGCCAAGCGCGACGCGGCCAACGCCAGCACCGAGGCCGAGGCGTTCAAGCGCACCAAGATCGCCGAGGCGAACAAGGTCGCCGCCGTGCAGGACGCCGAGGCCGCCGCGACCTCCGTGCGCTTCGCCGGCGAGGCCGAGCGTGATCGCAAGGTCGCCCTCGCCGCCGGCGTGCGCGCCGAGGGCGAGGCTCGCGCCGCCGCCATCGAGGCCGAGGGCCTCGCCGAGGCATCCGCCACCGATGCGAAGGCCCTGGCGCTGCAGAAGTACGGCGAGGCGGCCCTCGCGCAGGAGATCATCTCGCGTCTGCCCGAGATCGTGCGCGCCGCGGCCGAGCCGATCTCGAACATCGACACGCTCACGGTCGTCTCGACCGACGGCGCGAGCGCGGTCACGAAGACCGTCGGCCAGGTGCTCGGCGAGGGAACCGAGGTCGTCAAGTCCCTCACTGGCCTCGACGTCAGCGCGATCCTCTCGGGGCTCGCGGGCGGGCAGCTGATCAAGAACGCCGACGCGACCAAGTAG
- a CDS encoding dihydrofolate reductase family protein: MGDVTMYGSVSVDGFIADDLDQPGPLFDWLTGGDVPLDESGVLLVSQASYDYVRPYWDRIGVTVVGRHVFDLTDGWGGEPPSGIAHVVVVTHRPAPEDWNPAAPFHFVDGIEAALAKARELAGDRVVEVAAGDVGGQVLAAGLVDEVRMDVTPVVLGSGKRYFGATRSQLLLEDPEEAIQGDRVLHLRYRVRK; the protein is encoded by the coding sequence ATGGGCGACGTGACCATGTACGGCTCGGTGTCGGTGGACGGGTTCATCGCCGACGACCTCGACCAGCCCGGCCCGCTGTTCGACTGGCTGACGGGCGGCGACGTGCCGCTCGATGAGAGCGGCGTGCTGCTGGTCTCCCAGGCGTCCTACGACTACGTGCGCCCGTACTGGGATCGGATCGGCGTCACCGTCGTCGGCCGTCACGTCTTCGACCTGACGGACGGATGGGGCGGCGAACCCCCGAGCGGGATCGCCCACGTCGTCGTCGTGACGCACCGACCCGCGCCCGAGGACTGGAACCCTGCGGCGCCGTTCCACTTCGTCGACGGCATCGAGGCCGCCCTGGCGAAGGCGCGCGAACTCGCGGGTGATCGCGTCGTCGAGGTCGCCGCCGGTGACGTCGGCGGCCAAGTGCTCGCCGCGGGTCTGGTCGACGAGGTGCGAATGGATGTCACACCCGTCGTGCTCGGGTCGGGCAAGCGGTACTTCGGAGCCACCCGGTCGCAACTCCTGCTGGAGGATCCTGAAGAGGCGATCCAGGGCGACCGGGTGCTCCACCTGCGCTACCGCGTGCGGAAGTGA
- a CDS encoding ACP S-malonyltransferase, translating to MIVVVCPGQGSQTPGFLAPWLADSARAAQLDAYSQAAGVDLALHGTESDADTIRDTSIAQPLIVAAGLLTLDALLADGRAERIGGIAGHSVGEITAAAGTGVLSSADALRFVGERGRAMSDAAAQTPTGMSAVLGGDESALLARLAELGLEPANFNGGGQIVVAGALDALETLKAEPPTGSRVIPLQVAGAFHTRYMAPAVAHLTEVAATLSPTDPAQTLWTNNDGRVVTSGTEFVDLLVGQVSSPVRWDLCMAAFADAGVTGIIELAPAGALVGLAKRALKGVPTVAVKTPDDLPAAIELIEQAA from the coding sequence GTGATCGTCGTCGTCTGCCCTGGTCAGGGCTCCCAGACCCCCGGATTCCTCGCTCCTTGGCTCGCGGACTCCGCCCGCGCCGCGCAACTCGACGCCTACTCGCAGGCAGCCGGGGTCGATCTCGCGCTGCACGGCACCGAGAGCGACGCGGACACGATCCGCGACACCTCGATCGCACAGCCGCTCATCGTGGCCGCGGGACTGCTGACGCTCGACGCCCTGCTGGCCGACGGCCGCGCCGAGCGGATCGGCGGCATCGCCGGACACTCGGTCGGCGAGATCACCGCCGCGGCCGGCACCGGCGTGCTGTCCTCTGCAGACGCGCTGCGCTTCGTGGGCGAGCGCGGTCGCGCGATGTCGGATGCCGCGGCCCAGACGCCGACCGGCATGAGCGCCGTCCTCGGCGGCGACGAGTCCGCCCTGCTGGCACGGCTCGCCGAACTCGGCCTCGAGCCCGCGAACTTCAACGGCGGCGGCCAGATCGTCGTCGCCGGAGCGCTCGACGCCCTCGAGACGCTGAAGGCCGAGCCGCCCACCGGCTCGCGCGTGATCCCGCTGCAGGTCGCCGGCGCGTTCCACACGCGCTACATGGCCCCCGCGGTCGCGCACCTCACCGAGGTCGCCGCCACCCTGAGCCCGACCGACCCGGCGCAGACGCTCTGGACGAACAACGACGGCCGCGTCGTGACCTCCGGAACCGAGTTCGTCGACCTCCTCGTCGGCCAGGTCTCCTCGCCCGTGCGCTGGGACCTCTGCATGGCGGCGTTCGCCGATGCCGGCGTCACCGGCATCATCGAGCTCGCCCCCGCTGGCGCGCTCGTCGGGCTCGCCAAGCGCGCGCTCAAGGGCGTGCCGACGGTCGCCGTGAAGACCCCCGACGACCTGCCCGCCGCGATCGAACTCATCGAGCAGGCCGCCTGA